The Dermacentor albipictus isolate Rhodes 1998 colony unplaced genomic scaffold, USDA_Dalb.pri_finalv2 scaffold_13, whole genome shotgun sequence region GGTGCGACAGGCACACTTACGATAAGTCCGAGCGCataggaggagagagagagagagaatgggaatgggaaaggcagggaggttaaccagatgagagagagagagagagaaaatgataaatgaaaggtagggaggttaaccaggactgagcccggttggctaccctacactggggaaagagaaacggggacggaaagattaaagaaagaagagaaagtccaccggggatatcgttcagtcactcagtccggattacagacgctgactcaatcctgtatttttcaaatatcgcagcagcgcttttgtggccttttgtagctgcgatatcgagcccatggtcccaagatcttgttcaaggtgaacggttttctatctaactggttgagagctgtgcagagatcttgtctttcattttcaaatgatgggcagtagcacagtagatggtctatagtttcttcgacactgcaggcattgcactcggcgctatcagccattccaatcataaacgtatatgcattcgtgaatgcgacgcccaagcgcaagcggcacagcattgtttcctcattacgcggaagccctggtaacagccgcagttgcacaGATGGATCGAGGGAGTGCAATCGAtcttgagtgaaatcaggtgtgtgccacttctccaatgtcatacggtgcactagcttgcgtaagtgttgggctgcgtcagtaggCGATAAacgtatagaaacaagggttgctccttcgtgtggtttcttagcagcgtcgtcagcgaggtcgttgccggagataccgcaatggccaggcagccactgaaacacgacgtcgtgccctttcgcaatcatgtgatggtgaatttctcgtatctccgatacgagttgttcacaggacccgcgacgaagagatgacagaagacattgtaaggccgcctttgaatcacagaatattgcccaccgattagccggttggttgttaatataaccaacggcacctcggagggcaacaagctccgaaccggttgatgttgtcaagtgagaaatcttgtatcggacgcttagtgatcgtgatggtataaccactgccccggtggagctggtctgtgtggaagagccatccgtatatatgtggactcggccAAAGTAGAaggtgtgcaaacaatccagagctgcttccttcaaggccaaggtaggcaggtcggtcttctttcttatccctggaaccgtaagacgcacttgaggttgttttaaacaccacatagctgaggttgaacgtgctgatggtgtgaaccccgatggtagggaggcacgatgcttgctgacctcgttggagaaggatgcctgtggtcgtcgttctggcagacaggcaagaaagcttgattgaatccgtgaaatatgacgaacatgggccctaagcgagtcggtgctgatgtaagtcgtgatcggatggtcttgagccattataatggttcctgctgttgaggcgctccgcagaaggcctaggcaaacacgtagtgcctctgcttgcacgctctgaagttctcgaagatttgacttgcatgttttagcaagcacgggagaactatagcgtagaaatctgataaaaagtgctcgatatcactgtagcatggagcccactgacgatccccatgttttgccggcgatgaacttgaagatgtgaacaatagatgtgagcctcttcttcaagtgggcaacccgagggctccaagagaggtcccggtcaacaatgacacccaaaaaccgatgattttttttttttgtagcaggtaggctggccattgatgtaCACTGGATAACAagacatcgcttttcgcgtaaaagcgactaacgcacatttttctgttgagatggtaaggccttgtgtctgaagatagtcagatgcctgtgttgctgcttgctgtagccttgcgcgaacctgcaggcgagtgaccgctgatgtccagatgcagatgtcgtcggcgtatattgaaacactcactgtttccggtagggattccgacagcccaagaagcgcgaggttgaaaagaacagggcttagaacaccgccttggggaacgcctcggcatgtatagtggtcggtagtcggacaatcttccgtacgcacgaacaaggacctttgtgtcaagtagtttctgatccatcgatatactcgccctcctagttcaactgtcagaagtgcgtctagaatggtttgatgggaaacattgtcgtaagcgcctttcacgtcaagaaagagtgcgactgataatcgcttccgagatttttgttgttctacagatgataccagatcgatgacaccAGATACCATGAGATGATACCAGATGAGATTCTGGTTTGCGCATAGGGGATAGGTGATATGCAGGTGTAGTGAATATAGAGTAAGCTATGTATATGAACTTGCAATGTTTTTTTTAGGCAATCCTCCACGTCCTCGTTGTCAAGTTTCTTTATCTTCTTCCGTTCTCTCTATCACATCACCACGTACATTGTGCCGTCTTTTCGCTGCCGCGGTCGCCTTGCGGTCACGGAAGTGGTCCTTAGGGCGGAGCTCccgcccccccctcctccccccttctACATACGCCAGAAGGAACGTAATTGAGATCCCGCTCTTGCGACCGCGTGAAGACTTGCGGCACGGCGGGCGCTCGCGGACCCTGCGCCGCTTTTCCATCATCGTCAAAGCGAATAAATGCCTCCTCCGTCTCAATCCTCCTCCTTTTTCGCAGAACGATTCTCGGACGGTTCCGTTTTCCATCCGTCTGGCGGAGCGGGCACATCGCCGTGCGTGTCGCGTCCTCGGCTCGCTTGTCGAGCACAGACGCCGCCGCCTTCGAATGTGTACAAAGGAAGACGAGCATTCCCCTGGGCTATACGGTTATAGGcgagaaaagacaaaaaaaaaagaaagatgcaagtGCACCATTGTATACGGACTTCTTCCGTAAGTCGTGTTATGGATTTTTCTTACGCTACCTGCAATTTTATACAATGTTTTTTTCGAGCACTCCCCGCCTCCTATACGCGCTCTCTTAAAGTGGAATTCTATACGCGGGCGTGACTTAATTCCCGAGCCGCTCGATCGTTACAGGCGATCGCAGCTTCGGTGGTCTTCGGCATCAAGGTTCAAGTATCGTGTTGCGCACTTCCGGCATCCGAAGTGAAGCCCCGTGATTTTGATGGCAGTAATGATCGACCCGATGATTGCGGTGACGAATGGTGCGTAGGAAGCGATTGTTTTAAAGATCGCACACTTACGACAGGGATGACCGTCTCGGCTACAAGCGTTACTGATGATACAAAAAATGGCTCTTTGGGAtgcttttctatatatatattttttaaaagcGCATGGTCGCGGCGTCGCTTTTCAGTGTTCCTATATACAGCAGGGTTCAATGTATAGCATTGAGCTTCCGTTATTTTGTGCGATTAGATTCTAAGGTCGTGATCAAACTCGCATTTGACAAAcaatgacaacgacgacgacgacgacgacgacaacaacaacaacaacaacaacaacaacaacaataataataataataataataataataataataataataataaagtctCGGTTTCGACGTAACGAAACTGCTTAGCGGGAAGCCACAGTGGAACGCTCCAGGTTAATTTTTTGACCACTCGAGATTCTTCGACGTGCGCCTAAATGTAAGAACGCGCGAATTTTTTGCATTTGGCTtttgtcgaaatgcggctgccgcagcgAGAATGGAACCGCGGTGACCTCGTTCTCTGAGCCGTAGCCACTCAGTCACCACGGAGAGGGAAATTCGTATTCTTACTGGTTCACAAGAAAGCGATTGCAAATAAAAACGTTTAAAAAAATACTAATAGTAGTAAACGAGAAGTTAAGTGCCCGGAGAAACAACAGCGAAATCCTGCATTTGAAGTTCGTGTATTTCGGTCTTTTATCAATTTTATAGACAGCGCGCGGTAGGCTTTATCCTTTCATCCTAATACATCGTGCACACATTCACAGCCCTCGACGATGTATGGGTGTCTTGTGCTCAGCAACATACATCTCGGATTGCCACTCGACGTTATGGGTGCAAGTCCGTTCTTTCTCCGCACCATTTCTCGGTTTCCTTTCTATCTCCCCACCCCAACCGTGTTTTGCGTTTTCTTATATGGAGATGATTGAGGGATAAAAACTTCCTTTAGTGAAGCTTTCCTGCTGTTTTGCTCGCACACCTGCGCGCACCACATGGGACTTGAGATGAGTCTGCGAGCTctgcaagataaaaaaaaaggtaactttTACTTTTATAAGCACAAATACCTTATAGTAACAATGACATTAAGTACGACCTTATAGTACAACAGGTGTACAATGAACAGCGtttattgtatttttctttcccCAACAAGTTGGCGCAGCAAAACTGAAAAAGACCACGGGCGACTAGATTGCCGCAGTTTTGAAGCAGGCGACACtgataacaacaataacaacacgGTCGCTTCGTGCTAAGTCCTATGGTATTTCAATGCGCGCAAGAGAGGAACAACATAAGTAGCGTACTTTGGGCAAAGCTTCAAGAGTTAATGTGCTTcttacagaaaataaaaaaagaaacgcggcGAGGCGGTGCCATCTCCAAGTCACTTAAAGCTTTCTGCTCCGAAATTCTCGTAAATCTTCCCCCCATATGTAATTAACTTATCGCTAATGGACTATAATTTTATCAATTCACCAAGATGCCATAATGGCGCGCATGTGTGGGAAATTTGTCTTCCTTGCGCATGAAATTAACATGTACGTGTGTTTCAATGCTCCGCTTAACATTCATGAGGCGTCACATTGTAAGCTTGCGCTAGCGTAGCTCCTTGAAAATAAAGTGCAAGTATAGGCGCACCAAGGTGACCAAGTGTGCCACCGCTTAACATAGGTGGCATGGAATCAGGGCCATTCACTCGCCAAGCAAGCGTGAGAAACGGCGAAAGGTTAATTGAATTCAGTGGCACAAAATTCTGGCATATTTTACCCCTACAAGTTAAAACCGCACGTAACTTCCAGCAGTGTAGCAAATTCTTTTTTCTGGATAACCAGAATCTCTAACTTACTTGAATTCATTATGTACGGGTATTTTCAGTATGTTTCTTGTCTGTATAACTCATGACGTGCTCCGTAATACAGTGCTGGTAAAATCTGCGCCTGACCTGTCTTCTGTGATTTGTCACTGGACCGCAAACTAGCCTTCCTTGGCTATCAGTCCAGATATCTGTATAACCATGATtatgtgaaaaaaataataataaagcacttccactggaagaaaaaaaaaaagccccgtTGCATAAGGCAGAGTCGTCTGCTCCATCCATAGTCAAGAAGAGAAGCAAGATGTCGGAAGAGTGCACGCCTCTTCCCTTCTTGGGGATGAATTTAGCAGCCGATATTGCCTTGAAACACGCATTTCAACGAGCCTAGTATGAGCATCTATACTCGAAGTCGATGACGCGGACACAGTTCTCATGGTTGCGTCTCTCTGTTATAGGAAACCCTGCGTGATCTGCACCAAGAATTCTCCCCTCAATTAGCAGCGGACGACGACTGCCTACACGCCAGCATGGTGGGTGACGTAtgacgcatcttttttttttctttacacgtgCATGCAACCATGAACTCGAGGCCCTCATGCGTGCTGTTCCGAGCTAAACTTTGCGCTGCAGTTCGCGAGGTTATCACCTGGCTTTGGCAGAAGGtcgaaaagagggagagagggagcacTGAATGCACGTGCGGTGATGCACAGGGACACTTTCGCCCTTTCCCTTACCTCCAGGgttgggtagcaaaccagacgcttgtctgattgacctccctgcctttcctctccttgctctctcttcgGCAGAAGGTCGTGTGTGTCCTCGTTTTCTTAGGGGACAGTGGTTTATCTGACGCATGCTAAAGGCAACCGACGGTTGCATGTTCGAGGTTCGCAAGCCTATATACTAAATCCGCCTGCAGCAATGAAACGCACACAAACACAATCGCATTATTTCTCCGTGGTAACACTATACAAACAGCAGAATTTTACTCAACGAAGCGCACAGCGCACTGCGGGGCTGTATAGTTGGTTCATATACTTTGACAATAACATCTCGTGAGAAATGACAACGCATCAGTTAGTAATCAGGAAAATTATGCCCACCCTAGCCTTGATTCCCGTTTTCCTTGCTCTAAGATTTAgggttttgtttttatttaaaaGGGGGCTCAATTTTCGCACTTCGAGTCGAAAAATCTTTTATTTTCCGAAGGTAAAGAGTGAAGAAAGTGGAAACGTGAATGCAACGTATGTATTCGCTGACTGTCGCTTGTAGGGATCAAATGAAAAAGGGAAGAGAGAAGCTACTCAACTGTGCTCACTAGGGCGTCTGCGCAGTCGCCAATCTCTCTTATTCTCCACACGCTATATCTTTATCAACTGCCGACGGCCCGCCGCGTGATTAATGACCAATTTCGCTTTCTGGCTCGTCGGTGCACGCTTATAACTCGCGCTGCATGGGAGGTCATACTTGCGTTTCGGTTGCGATTCGTGCATCCTTATagttgcattttctttctttctttctttctttctttctttctttctttctttctttctttctttctttctttctttctttctttgtcgcaGGTGTCATCTCCTTCCTCTCACACGTCGTGCATAATGTATCCTTCGAAACGTATAGCTATAACGCATATGTTATGTCCAACCACCCGACGTAATTTATATCTGGCACAACTGCGCGCGCGCCACATCTGTATTTCGCGTTGAACGAGTTTACTGAAGGTGCAACGAGAAAGTTTTGGGCGCAATCATTTGGCATCGGCCCACCGCGCGTCCAACTCGCATGCTCATTCGTCACACAAGCTTAACCGCTAAAGCGTGGCTCGCGTCGTGGGGTGCGCGCTCGTCGTGTAGCGTTTTCGTCTGCCGTCAGAAAGCTTCCGGATACAGACTAAAGGGGGCTGCGACACTCACCGCGGCTTTGTTTCAGATCCTTGGTCGGCGACACTTTAGATACGAAGAGGAGCATCGCAGTTGAAAGCCTTTCAGCCGTGTATCTATCGTTCACGGCCGTGCGCACTGGTATTGTTATAGAACCTCTTCACCGGCCAGTTCGCTCACAGATGGCGCTTGCGGCGCGCCTAGCCATTTGTTGTTTCAAGACCGGCCCCGTCGGCTCCGGGGCGTTTCGATTCCCTGTCGCGGCGGGAGCGTTCCGAAAGGGGTGGAATGCAACAACGCTCTTGTGCCCATAGATTTCGGGGCACGTCAAAGTGCACCAGACGGTCGAAATGAATCGCGAGCCCTTAACACCTACACCGCGTCCCTCATAATTCACTGGGCGCAGTTTCAGGACGTCAAACCCCCCAAACGTTTAAAAACCTGCTCAATATGTTGTACGCGTACACACTTCACAAAAGTTGCTGCCGAGTTTGTGAACTGACAACTGCGGCATTCTGACACGAGTCTGTACTAAATGTCGATCAGCTTATAGTGTATTATTCACAATGAAGCAGCTTCGAAAAAAACAGGTGTACGACTCGTTAATGGTGTTATGCTCACTCGGCTTTACTGCAGCTACCATCCTCCCACGTTTTCTTCGTGCATGTTTCCTTGCGCCACAACCAGGGAATGAAATGTCCAACCACCATCTATACTCAACGGAAGCTTTTGCTTCAGCGgacaaaactggacaatcggccgctttctgtgcaggtgctgctggaacaccgcccccatcgcccgtcggcccataaagcggtgaaggcgcttttgtgtttcttaaggacgacgggtttgtgcgaccacctgtgaatattaatgcaatttccgtaaaaccacacgcgtcagcgaacttgccgcgatttccttctttcttccctcctctctctctctctgtgatctttgctttcccctttcccattcccccggtgtagggtagccagccggacgttattctggttaacctccctgccttcttcttttctctttcctcctccttgctTCAGCGGAACAATTTCGTGATTATATTTTTACCAAAGGTAAAGCTTTCAGGCAAATATGATGGCCAGATAACACCGCACCTTTAATGAACGCTCTATCGCGCTTGCAAATATTATTTTTTCTCGTCTCCACTAATATCCCTCCCCTGTCATGGAAACTCACTGAGACTCACAGTCACGTATTAGACATGAGTGCACTCGCTGGAGTATGCCGACCAATGAGTGGGGTTTACGTATGTTACGCATAAATGCTCGATGCTGAACGTATCATCACGAGCTACAACGTAAATGAGTGATGAATGATATTACGTATTTTCTGTCTACTACAAAATTTCAGCATGGGTGTTTCAAGCTCGGAGTGTGGTATAAACAATTGTTGCGCAATTAGCGCAATCACGAGTGCTTACTTAGAAAATAAATAATGTGATGACATTGCGCCAAAGGAACGTTACTGAACCAAAAAACATGAATACTTGTGGCTTCCAAGCCACAAGTTGTCACAAGACACAAGAAACGACGATGAGCGAATGACATGGTAAACCTGACTTAATAGAGCGGCTCGTAGTACGTACCACTGTGTCTTAGAAAACAATTTCTAGCCCTGCCTTCTAGTAGGCACACTATGTGGCAGTGATCGTAGCATTCGGAAAAGGTGTAATGAACTCATAAGAATGAGTATGCGACATTTAAATGTTATTTGAAACTTTCACCAAGACTTCGGATCATTCACGCAGTCATCTGTCGGCGAAATGTACCGAAACAGCGGCTTGTTGGGCCCCAACGTTGTAAACAACCGTTGTAAACAGAGGCAGCGGAGGCCGGGTATAATGCTAGCAGTAAAAGCGCCACCACGTGATTAAGCATGGCGGTGGCCACAGGAGCGCAGTGAAAAGGCTCTATGCACTCACTAGCCATACATCCAGGTGGCTCTATAGGCTATAATCGCTCAAATTAGATGTCCAGATTCCTTATTGGCTAAATTGAGGAAAAGATTGAAGGGAAACCAGATAGATCCGTAATCTTAAATTGACAGAGGGCGAGAGCTCCGATGGCGGTGGtcgtgattattattattattattattattattattattattattattattattattattattattattattattattattattattattattattattattattacgatctGCTTTGAAATAAAGTGGTGGCACGTGCTCCCATGCTCGTTCTTTTTACTTGTTTGTACTATAGTGGTCCTTAAATGCTATAATCTACTATAACTTGAATAGAAAGTTCGTGCTTCATTGCACGTTATCCCTTCCTTTGGGCCACGAAACTTCCCAGCCATGTCTCGCTAAAGTCTCCACCACCCCCCTTCCCCAAATTCATTCTGTTTCCTCTAGCAATAAAGTTTGTTTCTGTCTTCCCTACTGGAGTTTCTAAAATCCAGAGCTTCGGACAGCCTACGTCATCCACTTTTATAGCCGGATGGATACTGTGAAATTCCAACAGGATGCGCTTAACGGTTTGTGCCCCATTACCGCAGGCGAGAGAAGCAGCGTCCTGTGGCCGCAGTCATGTGTATATTAGGGGCGTTCGAATAGAGAAATGTTCTAATGGAATCGAATACATTTGTTTTTCTAATTTTTGAAGCAACATTAGATAGGAAGTTAGCGCGGAGTCCGTTTGGTAAAAGAGAAATCAGGCTTATATAGCTCGACACATGCATGCAATACCGTTCAGAATTAGACGTCCTAATAACTGAGGAGCTTGTAAATGACAAACAACTATTTTCTGTAAGCTGGGGGAGGCACCACGACAGTTAGTCCTGAAACAAGGGACAGATGTCAACAGCTGCACGTACATTGCTTTGTTAGCCGAAGAAGATAAGTGTGATATTGCAGCGCCACACATTAATTCAAAGGGATGCAAACTTGACAAATGAGACTGGCCAAGGAATAAATTTAGGTGAATTCGAAAATAGGATGCCTAAAAGCGAGTCAATTATGATTTAATGACTAGAAATTGTAAAGCAGAAGTTATCTGGCCCAGTGCGCTCGCTTATTAACCGGTGCCCCTGCGCAGCAATCGCAGGTCTCCAGCAGAAGAATCCTTCGGAACACTCGTTACATTGACCGTTATCTCTTCCACGAAACTGTACATAAATTAAATCGTATCCTGTACATAAATTCAAAACAAACGAACATTCGACAACTTCGAATAGAGAATTCTAGAATCGAATAAAACTCGAATAGCAGAGACTGTTCGAGTCACGAGAGAAATGAGGCatacaaaggcagggaggttaaccagaggtagctGCGGTTGTCTACCCTACAGAGCAGGAAGGGTTAAGGGAGATAAACAGAGAaggagagacgagcacgaacaaaccgcgtacactatgtATAGAGAGCggagccccgtagaccgcaggataTACGGATGCATCTACCGCCTGGGTTaacacgacgtgaacagaccatgctgtaccatcTGTGGCTAAGCGTTGCATTCAtaaactcatatgctttccttgtaggaatggccaacagccccacgtgcgacgcatgcagcagcgatgagacgctcgcacacattatctgtgtctgcccgcgatatattGCCCAGAGAGAAGTGATGTGCAGAAtgctagaccaactggacaatcGTCCAATATCAGGGGggctattctgcaagagtccacctagtggactgtccacttcggccgccgctgattggctgtAGGTCTACGAATGACGATGCCGACCGGCGCTCCTAGCTTCCGGTTCCTTTCTGAAACGTCAGACTGACGTCAGTGGTGTTGCACTTACTCTTCACGTTTTGTGTGATAACTGAACATGCTTCGGCGCGTTCACGTGATTCAAACAGTCACCGCGCATCAACGGATCTTTCTGCGATTCCTTTGTTTGGAGTAGACCGCAGCACAACGATGGATGCGAGcctgctttttttgctttttgatcACGGAGGAGAGAGGCGACTTCGAGAACAACGGGACCCGTTCGCCATGTCCGACGAGTCTTTTCGGCGGCACTTTCGCCTTTCGAAAACGACGGCGATGTGGCTGTGCGAGCAGTTATCGGACGACCTGGCGCGCGAGAGAGAAGGGCTCACCGTTCAAGATCAGGTGATTTGCGCCCTTCGGTTTTATGCTACCGGTGGCTTCCAAACGGCTGTCGGTAGCGAAGCCACCGTATCGCTGTCCCAGCCGTCTGTCAGCCGCTGCGTTCGCGCGGTATCGGAAGCGATCGCCTGTGTCGGCACCGAACAGCGCTGGGTGTCGTTTCCGCGTACGAGATCGGAGATAGCGCTCGTCAAGCAAGGTTTCTTGCGGAGCGGCAACATCTCTGACGTCGTGGGATGCGTGGACGGCACCTACATCGCTATAGCCGGCCCGGACCTGCCCCCAGCCGAGAAGCAGACGTACTGGTGTCGGAAGGGATACTACGCGCTGAACACCATGGTGGTAAGCACGCTCTACCTAATGTACTCATGATATATACGAAATCCCAACGCGCGACAACAACTTAATTTACTGATATACTGCAATTCACAGGTGTGCGACTCGAACATGCGAGTGCTGGCCATCGACCCTCGCTTCGCCGGCTCGTGTCACGACGCATACGTATGGCGTGGCTCAGCCCTTCGGAGCATTTTCGCCGACACCGAAATCGTCCACAGAGG contains the following coding sequences:
- the LOC135920376 gene encoding putative nuclease HARBI1; amino-acid sequence: MWLCEQLSDDLAREREGLTVQDQVICALRFYATGGFQTAVGSEATVSLSQPSVSRCVRAVSEAIACVGTEQRWVSFPRTRSEIALVKQGFLRSGNISDVVGCVDGTYIAIAGPDLPPAEKQTYWCRKGYYALNTMVVCDSNMRVLAIDPRFAGSCHDAYVWRGSALRSIFADTEIVHRGEFLLGDSAYPLEPWLITPVPGHPALSSPEGRFNQAHASMRSVVERCIGLMKSRFRCLQRYRALQYCPAVAEKIVAACAALHNLCLDASEPLLDDDSNIAGEDDDDDDDDALPSDDGGPTRGGRTLYARGKATRDRQIALYGISRNAHLLHIQRARRRAQRHALDS